TGGGCCGCCTCTACCTGGGAGTGCATGTAGTACTTGGCGGCACGGGCCACATGGGCGCCCGTGCCCGGGTGGGTCCAGGGGCTGCTGTGCAGGCCGTTTTCCAGGGCGATGTTCATCAGCTCATGATAGGCAGGATGAAAATCCACCTCGTCAATGCGATGGCCGAACCGGTCGTTGGGGCTGAAAGCCGGCTTGTTGTTATTGGCGCGGAAACCCAGATCAATGGTTGTTGCGGTACCGGCGAGTGCACCAAACCGCCTCAACTCATCCGTTGCGGCGGTGGCGCCCTCTCTGTTTGTGGCTTCCTGAAGAGCCGTGTCCTGGTCGAAGAGATTGTAGTTCTCCAGGGCAGGGGGCTGGTTGAATACCTCGTGGGTGGTCGCCAGGTAACGGTCTTCGGCTGAACTCGTGGAGGTTTCGGGGTAAAGCTGCCCTGGCTTCATGTTCATCTCCTTGTGCCGGTCAGTCCCTGCATGCAAAAGCGAATGATGGTGCCGACCAGTAAATCATTGTTGTCTTTCAAATTTCTGGATGCCTGGCCGGATTGGGTCGGTGATAACGGCCCCACCAGGCTTTCCGCAATGGCACCGACCAGGCAGGTGCTGCTCTGGCGGGCGTTCTGATCGGGAATACACCCTTCATCAATACCTTCGAGGATTGCCTGCTCGAACAGGTCCGCGTAGGCCTTCCGGTAGGCCAGTCGCTCTTCTTCGACTTTTGGGTCGACTGGCTCGGCGATCAGTGACCAGGCCATCATCGGGCCTCGCAAGGCTCGCTCGGCGAACTGGCGGAGGGCGGCCTCCAGCCGGATTGTTGCATTTCCGGTTGTGGTGAGCGCCTCCGCAACTTTGTTCACCTCTCGCTGTGTCGCGAGTCTGAATACTTCGGCAAAGAGGTCTTCCCGTGACTCAAAGTGCCGATAGATTGTGCCCGTGGCGACGCCGGCCAGGCCTGCTATCCGTGTGATCCGCGCACTACGGAACCCACCTTCGGCAACGCATTCGAAGGTACAGTCAATTATCCGTTGTCGCGCCTGGGCCTTGCGTTGACGCATTTTCTCGGTTTCACGATAGGCCATACCGGCCCCCTATAAGTAGTGAATCATTATTCATTCTTTGTGTCAATTCAGCATCTTTTCCCTGTTGGCTTATTTTGCCATTAAAATTCAGAAACTTAAAAACGGTTACAAAAAAACACAAAAAAGGTGTTGCCGGGAAATAGCGTCACCACGAAAACCGGATTATAAAGACGCCAAGACGATGCCATCGACGGCCATTCGTCGAGACGGAGTGTAGTCGCCCGGCGGGGTTACGGCACTCAATGACACTGTTTTCGTTGATGGAGAAGAGGCCATGAGTGAATTCGACGAAAGCAATCTGGAACAGTCCGGGAGCTGGGGCGGCGACAGTGATGACACTCATTCTGTTGCCGGTCGTGCACGGGTGCGTGCGCAGCTGCAAGCGGATATCGAAGCCTTTTTGGTTCAGGGTGGCAGGATTCAGGAGGTAGACACCTCCTTCCGCTCTGATCCTTCCCGCAAGGTGGATGTGGGCTTCAATAACCGTTCCCTCTGATTTGGGTCGGAACAGGCCGGGACCTTGTGTCCCGGTTCTGTTTTTGACGTCGTTCTCGGCAGTCCCTGCCGCCCTGGTTTATTCTCGTGCAACGTTACCGTGTCCGGAGCTGCCCTGACGCGGAGTAAGCCACTGACATATCCGGACTTTCTGTGACCTTCAAAACGCTTGCCAGGCCGTTGATTTTCATCCCGTTGATAATAGCAGCGGTTGCTGTTTTCTGGTTGCTGTCAGGAGGCCCGGCCAGTGAGTCGCCACAGGCACCGGTGTCGGTCGCTGTGAAACCGGCTACACCGGATCGGGGTGCAAAACCGGTCGCGCCGGTTGAGCAACCTTCCATGTTGGTGGGTAAGGTCAATGAAGCGGCGCCGCCCAGACGGTTGCCGAAGTCGCTTTCAGGCACGTCCGTGCCCGCGGGATGGGCTAAAGTGGATAGCAGCGGCGCCCTGATTCCGACGGCGGAGCTACGGCAGATGTTCGAGTACTACCTGTCCGCGCTGGGTGAGGAATCTCTGCAACAGCTGGTTGCCCGAATTGAAAGCACGTTATCGATTCTTGAGGAGCCGGCCCGGAGTCAGGCGCTGGAGACACTCGGTGCTTACCTTGATTACAAACTCGCGGTATCCGATCTTGAGTCAGCCTTTGGTGACAGTACCCGGTTGTCCCCCATTGAAATGCAGCAACGAATGGAAGAGATTCAGGCTTTGCGTCGTTCGTGGCTCGACAGCGAAACCGCAGACGTTTTTTTCGCCCAGGAAGAGGCTGTCGACCGTTTCCAGATCGAGAAACTGCGTATTGCCGGCAATGACACGTTAAGCAAACAGCAGAAACAAGAAGCCCTGGCCCGGGCGGAAGCTGCGTTGCCGGAGCCTCTGAGGGCCGCGCGCAAGGAAACCCGGCGCTTCGCCGATTATGAGCAGGCCCGGAGGGAGATGGCGGATAACCCGGAAGCTCTCCAGGCCTGGCGAGAACAGGCCTTCGGCACGGATACCGCAAAACGCCTTGCCGAACTGGAGCGAGAGCAACAAGCCTGGGATCAGCGCTGGCAAGCGTATTCTCAAGACCGCAAAAAACTGATGATGTCCGGGCTGGCTGGTCCGGAGCTTGAGGCTGCCATCGGTCACCTTCGGGGCCAGCATTTTAGCGAGACTGAACAAGTTCGGGCCAAGGCGCTCGATTCCATCCGGTAACCATCTTGTCATACGCTGTTCCTATGCTGATGGGGGAGTCTGCATCCGGCGGCTTCAGGAGTGTATGATGGGGGTACAGAGCGCCTTTTTGGGCGCAGCCATCATCCATTGAATTCCCTGTCGTGTTACCAGGAGGTTATCTGTGTCGAGTCCGACTCCCCGCGCTTTCCCCGCTACCCGTCCGCGCCGCAACCGCGCGAGCGATTTTTCGCGCCGCCTGGTACGGGAGCATCAACTGACGCCGGACAATCTGATTTATCCGGTTTTTGTCCTGGACGGGGATAAACAGAGAGAACAAGTGCCGTCCATGCCTGGTGTTGAACGGTTGAGTATTGACCTTCTGGTCGAGCAGGCGGCTGAGCTGGTGGAGCTTGGTATTCCGGCAGTGGCACTGTTTCCGGTTGTGCCGGCCGAACAGAAGAACCTCTCCGGATCCGGAGCCTGGAACTCCGACGGCCTGGCTCAGCGGGCAGTCCGCGCACTGAAAAAAGCTCAGCCTGAACTGGGTGTGATCACTGATGTGGCGCTGGATCCGTTCACGACACATGGTCAGGACGGCATCATCGATAATGACGGCTATGTACTGAACGATGTAACCGTGGAGGCATTGGTTAACCAGGCCCTGTCTCATGCGGATGCGGGCGCTGATATAGTCGCGCCGTCTGACATGATGGACGGTCGCGTTGCCGCCATCCGCGAGGCGCTTGAGTCGGCGGGTTATGTGAATACCAGGATCCTGGCCTATTCTGCCAAGTATGCATCCAGTTATTACGGACCCTTTCGTGATGCAGTCGGATCCGCCGGTAACCTGGGCAAGGGCAACAAGTCGACCTACCAAATGGACCCGGCCAACAGCGATGAGGCCATCCATGAGGTAGCCATGGACCTGGCCGAGGGGGCAGACATGGTGATGATCAAGCCCGGTATGCCGTATCTCGATATTGTCTACCGGGTCAAGAAAGAGCTGCAGGTGCCCACCTTTGTCTATCAGGTCAGTGGCGAGTATGCCATGCACATGGCCGCTGCCGAGAATGGCTGGCTGGACGGTGACGCGGTGATGATGGAAAGCCTGATGGCCATGCGTCGCGCCGGCGCCGATGGCATTCTGACCTATTTTGCGGTGCGTGCAGCTCGGCTGATGCGACAGCGGAAGTACTGAGCAGGAAAATGGTATTCAAGCAGTGCCGGGGTTCGGCCGGTGCTGCGTCGACTGGAATTGAGGGATCATGACGACGGAAACAGTGAAAAGCCTGACAGCGGAGGGTGAACATAGCGTTCCCGCCCCGGTAGATATACCGCCGACGGGGGAGGAGGTGAACCTTGACGCCAGCGAGAATTATTTCAACAGGGAGCTGAGTCAGCTCCAGTTCAATTATCGTGTGCTCAAGCAGGCACTGGACACCACGCATCCGCTGATCAATCGCCTGATCTTCTGCTGTATTTTCAGCAGTAACATGGACGAATTCTTTGAGATCCGCGTTGCCGGCTTGCGCCAGCAGATGAAATACGGTCGTGAAACCGTGGGCATGGACGGCATGATGCCTGAGCAGGCGCTGGCGGAAATCAGCCGGGTTGCCCACGATTACATCCACGAACAGTACGACATCATCAATAATGTCCTGATTCCGGAGATGGAGCAGCAAAACATTCATTTCGTTCGTCGTAGGGAGTGGACCCCGGCCCAGGCGGAATGGGTCAGGAACTACTTTGACGACGAAATCCTGCCGGTGGTCAGTCCCATTGGGCTGGATCCGTCTCATCCATTCCCAAGACTGGTCAACAAGAGCCTGAACTTCATCGTAGAGCTGGATGGTAAAGATGCCTTTGGCCGGGAAACTGGCATGGCAATTGTACCTGCCCCTCGCTCTCTGCCCCGGCTGGTGCGCCTGCCCGATGACATCTGTGAGGGCGGTGAAAATCTGGTGTTTCTGTCATCGATGATCCACGCCCACGCCGATGAGCTGTTCCCGGGCATGGAAGTCAAGGGCTGTTACCAGTTCCGCCTGACCCGGAATGCCGACCTTGAGCTGGAAGACGATCTGGAAGACCTGGCGTCGGCCCTCCGTGGTGAACTGCTGAGTCGTCGCTTTGGCGATGGCGTTCGTCTGGAGGTGGCGGACAACTGCCCGCAAGAACTGATGCAGTTTCTGCTGACCGAATTTGGTTTGACCGAACGTGATTTATATCAGGTTAATGGCCCGGTTAATCTGACGCGGCTGATGGCAGTAAGTGGTCTGGTCGATCGTCCGGACCTGACCTATTCCGGATTTTCACCATCCATTCCCAAGCAGATTCGCAGCAAGGATTCGATGTTCGAGAGCATCCGCAAGAGACCGATCCTGCTTTTGCACCCCTATGAAAATTTCAGTCCGGTGGTCGATCTGCTGCGACAGGCCGCAAAGGATCCGCAGGTGCTGGCCATTCGCCAGACGCTCTATCGGACCGGCGCGGACTCCGAAATTGTCGAAGCGCTGGCAGATGCGGCCCGGCGCGGCAAGGAAGTAACCGCAGTTATTGAATTGCGGGCGCGTTTCAGCGAGGCGGAAAACCTGGAGCTGGCCAGCCGTCTGCAGGAGGCCGGGGTGATCGTGGTGTACGGGGTGGTAGGCTACAAGACTCACGCCAAGATGATTCTTATTGTGCGTCGCGAGGAAGGGCGGCTGCGCCGTTATGTGCACCTCGGCACGGGCAATTATCACGCTGGCAATGCCCGGTTGTACACCGACTATAGTTTCATGACCTGTGACGAGTCCATTGGCGATGACGTCAACAAGCTGTTTCAGCAGTTGACGGGAATGGGCAAGGCGCTGAAGATCAAAAAACTCTTCCATTCACCGTTCACCCTGCACTCCCGCCTGTTAAGCCTGATTGACCGGGAAGCCGGGTTTGGCGAGAAAGGCCGGATTATTTTCAAGTTCAACGCGCTGACGGAGCCCCAAATTATCAAGGCACTTTACCGGGCCTCGCAGGCCGGCGTGAAGGTCGACCTGATCGTTCGGGGAATCTGTTGCCTGAGGCCTGAAGTGCCGGGGCTCTCGGATAACATCCGGGTACGGTCCATCATTGGTCGTTTCCTTGAGCACACCCGGGTGTACTATTTCGGAAATAATGGCCGGCCGGATGTGTATTGTTCCAGTGCGGATGCCATGGAGCGCAATCTGCTGAGCCGCGTCGAAACTGCCTTTCCGATTGAGGATCCCGCCCTCCTGGCGCGGGTCCGTGAGGATCTGGATACCTATCTTGCGGACAACTGCCAGTCCTGGGTGCTGCACCCGGATGGCAGCTATGTCCAGAATCAGCCTGCTGAAGGTGAAGATCGACTGGCTTCGCAACTGGTGCTGCTTGAGCGGTTAACCGGTAAAACCTGAACGGAGAGAACCCTTGCAGAAACGATGGATGATTGCTGGAGCCGGTGTGCTGGTTGTAGCGGGTGCCATGCCCTGGGCCGTGGGGTATGTTACAGAACAACAGTGGCAGGCCGTGACACAGGAAGTGAATAGCGCCCAGCCATTTGTCCAGCTTCAGACCGGGGAGTATCGCCGGGGCTTCCTCGGAGCCGAGCTGAAAGGGTCTTTGAGGATCGTGAATCCTGAGACCGGTGAGCCCCATAAGGTCGATTATCGTGGCTATGTGAGTCACGGAGTTACTGGCAGCCTGCTCGATTTTGAACCTGCCGGGGGCTGGGCTCCGGAGGGTGTGGACTGGTTTCCGGATGCACTGCCAAAGCTGACTCTTGAAACGCGGATATGGGGAACGGCGATTGTCGAGCTGGTTGCTCCGGTTATGACCATTACCGATACCGAAACCGGAGAGTCCCTGAACTCCAGTGGTGGGCTGGCGAGGGTGGAAATCAGTGACTCGGGGTCTTCCGCCGAGGCGCTTCTGGTATGGCCGGCGGTCAGCCTTTCCGGACCTGATATGGATATCCGGATCTCCGATATCCATATGGAGCAGACAATGGCACATCTGCTTGGCGGTCTTTGGACCGGAAATGGAGAGCTGGAAATCGGTTCTGCGACAGTCGCACTGACCGATGGCAACGCCTTGACCCTTCGCGGTTTCGGCCTGACCAGCACCAGCGAGGCAAGGGATGGAGGCGCGCGGCTGGATTCCAGGGCAGCGATTGACGTGCAAGAGGTTGCCCGGGAAAACCAGAGTTACGGCCCTCACCGGTTAGTGCTGTCTCTCGATAATCTGGATGTACAAAGCTGGAACGACGTCACTGAGGGTATGTCTGAATT
This Marinobacter salinus DNA region includes the following protein-coding sequences:
- a CDS encoding TetR/AcrR family transcriptional regulator, with product MAYRETEKMRQRKAQARQRIIDCTFECVAEGGFRSARITRIAGLAGVATGTIYRHFESREDLFAEVFRLATQREVNKVAEALTTTGNATIRLEAALRQFAERALRGPMMAWSLIAEPVDPKVEEERLAYRKAYADLFEQAILEGIDEGCIPDQNARQSSTCLVGAIAESLVGPLSPTQSGQASRNLKDNNDLLVGTIIRFCMQGLTGTRR
- a CDS encoding lipase secretion chaperone, coding for MTFKTLARPLIFIPLIIAAVAVFWLLSGGPASESPQAPVSVAVKPATPDRGAKPVAPVEQPSMLVGKVNEAAPPRRLPKSLSGTSVPAGWAKVDSSGALIPTAELRQMFEYYLSALGEESLQQLVARIESTLSILEEPARSQALETLGAYLDYKLAVSDLESAFGDSTRLSPIEMQQRMEEIQALRRSWLDSETADVFFAQEEAVDRFQIEKLRIAGNDTLSKQQKQEALARAEAALPEPLRAARKETRRFADYEQARREMADNPEALQAWREQAFGTDTAKRLAELEREQQAWDQRWQAYSQDRKKLMMSGLAGPELEAAIGHLRGQHFSETEQVRAKALDSIR
- the hemB gene encoding porphobilinogen synthase, whose protein sequence is MSSPTPRAFPATRPRRNRASDFSRRLVREHQLTPDNLIYPVFVLDGDKQREQVPSMPGVERLSIDLLVEQAAELVELGIPAVALFPVVPAEQKNLSGSGAWNSDGLAQRAVRALKKAQPELGVITDVALDPFTTHGQDGIIDNDGYVLNDVTVEALVNQALSHADAGADIVAPSDMMDGRVAAIREALESAGYVNTRILAYSAKYASSYYGPFRDAVGSAGNLGKGNKSTYQMDPANSDEAIHEVAMDLAEGADMVMIKPGMPYLDIVYRVKKELQVPTFVYQVSGEYAMHMAAAENGWLDGDAVMMESLMAMRRAGADGILTYFAVRAARLMRQRKY
- the ppk1 gene encoding polyphosphate kinase 1, coding for MTTETVKSLTAEGEHSVPAPVDIPPTGEEVNLDASENYFNRELSQLQFNYRVLKQALDTTHPLINRLIFCCIFSSNMDEFFEIRVAGLRQQMKYGRETVGMDGMMPEQALAEISRVAHDYIHEQYDIINNVLIPEMEQQNIHFVRRREWTPAQAEWVRNYFDDEILPVVSPIGLDPSHPFPRLVNKSLNFIVELDGKDAFGRETGMAIVPAPRSLPRLVRLPDDICEGGENLVFLSSMIHAHADELFPGMEVKGCYQFRLTRNADLELEDDLEDLASALRGELLSRRFGDGVRLEVADNCPQELMQFLLTEFGLTERDLYQVNGPVNLTRLMAVSGLVDRPDLTYSGFSPSIPKQIRSKDSMFESIRKRPILLLHPYENFSPVVDLLRQAAKDPQVLAIRQTLYRTGADSEIVEALADAARRGKEVTAVIELRARFSEAENLELASRLQEAGVIVVYGVVGYKTHAKMILIVRREEGRLRRYVHLGTGNYHAGNARLYTDYSFMTCDESIGDDVNKLFQQLTGMGKALKIKKLFHSPFTLHSRLLSLIDREAGFGEKGRIIFKFNALTEPQIIKALYRASQAGVKVDLIVRGICCLRPEVPGLSDNIRVRSIIGRFLEHTRVYYFGNNGRPDVYCSSADAMERNLLSRVETAFPIEDPALLARVREDLDTYLADNCQSWVLHPDGSYVQNQPAEGEDRLASQLVLLERLTGKT
- a CDS encoding DUF945 family protein, whose amino-acid sequence is MQKRWMIAGAGVLVVAGAMPWAVGYVTEQQWQAVTQEVNSAQPFVQLQTGEYRRGFLGAELKGSLRIVNPETGEPHKVDYRGYVSHGVTGSLLDFEPAGGWAPEGVDWFPDALPKLTLETRIWGTAIVELVAPVMTITDTETGESLNSSGGLARVEISDSGSSAEALLVWPAVSLSGPDMDIRISDIHMEQTMAHLLGGLWTGNGELEIGSATVALTDGNALTLRGFGLTSTSEARDGGARLDSRAAIDVQEVARENQSYGPHRLVLSLDNLDVQSWNDVTEGMSELQAIALQQETTGAVQPEQQLAAMEKVNRSVRDLAAAGFSIGFPELILATPEGEVQGNAVIRHPELTGQQKAGMLMVMQRLTGEMNLSLPVALAENYPELRMQLAPMVKQGLLVQDGGRLEMKATMRDLMVDINGVEIPLPPLL